One window of Populus nigra chromosome 5, ddPopNigr1.1, whole genome shotgun sequence genomic DNA carries:
- the LOC133693317 gene encoding auxin-induced protein IAA4-like translates to MEFERDLNLEATELRLGLPGTVTEQLEKQTGNSNVTKSNKRSLPDMNEDSAGRRESSSVSSNDKKSHEQETAPPTKTQVVGWPPIRSYRKNCLQARKLEAEAAGLYVKVSMDGAPYLRKIDLKVYKGYPELLEVVEEMFKFKVGEYSEREGYNGSEYVPTYEDKDGDWMLVGDVPWEMFINSCKRLRIMKESEARGLGCAV, encoded by the exons aTGGAATTTGAGAGAGATCTTAACCTTGAGGCGACAGAGCTCAGATTAGGCCTCCCGGGCACTGTCACAGAACAGTTGGAGAAGCAAACAGGTAACTCAAATGTTACCAAGAGCAACAAAAGATCATTGCCTGACATGAATGAAGACTCTGCAGGAAGAAGGGAAAGTTCTAGCGTGTcttcaaatgacaaaaaaagCCATGAACAGGAGACTGCTCCACCCACCAA GACACAAGTGGTAGGGTGGCCACCAATCAGATCTTACAGGAAAAACTGTCTCCAAGCAAGGAAACTAGAGGCTGAAGCTGCTGGACTATACGTGAAAGTTAGCATGGATGGTGCTCCTTATCTTAGAAAGATTGATTTGAAGGTCTACAAAGGATATCCAGAGCTCCTCGAGGTCGTAGAAGAAATGTTCAAATTCAAAGTTG gtgAGTATTCTGAAAGGGAAGGCTATAATGGATCAGAATATGTACCAACATATGAAGATAAAGATGGCGATTGGATGTTGGTTGGAGATGTTCCATGGGA AATGTTCATCAATTCATGCAAGAGGCTAAGAATCATGAAAGAGTCGGAGGCTAGAGGCCTGGGATGCGCTGTGTAA
- the LOC133695429 gene encoding mediator of RNA polymerase II transcription subunit 14-like, whose product MSELGQHTVDFSTLVSRAAEESFLSLKELVDKSKSTDQSDSEKKISLLKYLLETQQRMLRLNVLAKWCQQIPLIQYCQQLQSTLSSHDACFIQAADSLFFMHEGLQQARAPIYDVPSAIEVLLTGSYERLPKCIEDVGIHGTLTEDQQKPALRKLDTLVRSKLLEVSLPKEISEVKVFDGTALLRVEGEFKVLVTLGYRGHLSMWRILHMELLVGERSGPVKLEEMRRHALGDDLERRMAAAENPFMILYSILHELCIALVMDTVLRQVQALRQGRWKDAIRFELISDGSSSSTQQIQDGEADSSGLRTPGLKIVYWLDLDKNSTVSDSGMCPFIKIEPGPDLQIKCVHSTFVIDPVNGREAKFSLDQSCIDVEKLLLRAICCNRYTRLLEIQKELVKNVQIFRVAGDVVLQFLVDELDVDHKKKETKSDGGELEGQDVLCVRAYGSSFFTLGINIRNGRFLLRSSQNIIMPSVLMDCEEALNQGSITAAEVFISMRNKSILHLFASIGRFLGLEVYENGFSALKVPKNLLTGSTTLLMGFPDYGNSYFLLAQLDKDFKPLFKLLEMQPDSSGKTHSSIDSTPVMRLKKIDVSQMQMLEDELNLSVFDLGKLNRFLQNAADYNQTTEHGLPSEFRLEGHMPIAGCPLSSFSSVVDEVFELEKGASAPSFPLQNVNSSFNASPASHFASVPMNLHSIKAGTPSPKWEAGMQVSQVNSMAKVSGVASPYNGSLYPSNNLKGPVHSNSFSSLSSGLGRITAVKKLSASKSDQDLSSLRSPHSVEVGSNSPMDDDHLRLLNDTSKDAITGIRPSRLSSPSRPTGSRISVSNGKPNGARSSPAGPVRVAGSNPSATTPVSQTAGDTAGTHCFSHDVSIHEKNPRKRTVADMLSLIPALQDLDAKAGFSKKGRTSESTHFQQVSSQMLVSSEMVSKNERYSYGNLIAEANKGNAPSSIYVSALLHVVRHCSLCIKHARLTSQMDELDIPYVEEVGLRNASSNIWFRLPYARGDSWQHICLRLGRPGSMYWDVKINDQHFRDLWELQKGSSSTPWGSGVRIANTSDVDSHIRYDPDGVVLSYQSVESDSIKKLVADIQRLSNARMFALGMRKLLGVKADERQEENSANSDVKVPIGGKNAHEGADKLSELMRRAFRIEAVGLVSLWFSFGSGVLARFVVEWELGKEGCTMHVSPDQLWPHTKFLEDFINGAEVASLLDCIRLTAGPLHALAAATRPARGGPAPGAPGAAAAVSSMPKQAGYVQSQGLLPSSLMNNISQPTSGSVGNASITTGPLGNHNPHSAAMLAAAGRGGPGIVPSSLLPIDVSVVLRGPYWIRIIYRKNFAVDMRCFAGDQVWLQPATPPKGGPSVGGSLPCPQFRPFIMEHVAQELNGLDPGFAGGQQTVGLGNSNNPNPSSVSQLSSVNSNRVNLTSSAAISRAANQVAALNRVGNAVPGSSNLAAVSSGLPIRRSPGAVVPAHVRGELNTAIIGLGDDGGYGGGWVPLVALKKVLRGILKYLGVLWLFAQLPDLLKEILGSILKDNEGALLNLDQEQPALRFFVGGYVFAVSVHRVQLLLQVISVKRFHHQQQQQQQQNNTAAQEELTQSEIGEICDYFSRRVASEPYDASRVASFITLLTLPISVLREFLKLISWKKGLVLVQGGEIAPGQKPRIELCLENHTGLNVDENFENSSAAKSNIHYDRPHNSVDFALTVVLDPAHIPHINAAGGAAWLPYCVSARLRYLFGENSNVSFLGMEGSHGGRACWSHADDWEKCKQRVAQAVEVNGSSAGDAQGKLRVVADSVQKVLDKCLQGLRGGGGVAASSGAT is encoded by the exons ATGAGTGAGTTAGGGCAACATACTGTGGATTTCTCGACGCTGGTGAGTCGAGCTGCTGAGGaatcctttctttctttgaaagAATTGGTGGACAAATCCAAATCCACTGACCAATCTGATTCCGAGAAGAAGATTAGTCTTTTAAAGTACTTGCTTGAGACTCAACAGCGTATGCTTAGACTTAATGTCCTTGCTAAATGGTGTCAACAG ATTCCATTGATACAATATTGTCAGCAACTTCAATCAACTCTGTCAAGTCATGATGCTTGTTTTATCCAAGCTGcagattctttatttttcatgcatGAGGGGCTACAACAAGCTCGTGCTCCTATCTATGACGTTCCATCTGCTATAGAAGTGCTCCTCACTGGGTCTTATGAGCGTTTGCCAAAATGTATAGAAGATGTGGGTATACATGGCACCTTAACTGAGGATCAGCAGAAGCCAGCTTTGAGAAAATTGGACACACTTGTGAGATCTAAGTTGCTTGAAGTTTCACTGCCAAAGGAAATTTCTGAGGTGAAAGTGTTTGATGGTACAGCACTGCTTCGTGTTGAAGGTGAATTTAAGGTTTTAGTTACTCTTGGCTACCGAGGGCACCTGTCAATGTGGAGGATACTACATATGGAATTGCTTGTTGGTGAGAGAAGTGGGCCTGTGAAACTAGAAGAAATGCGACGGCATGCTCTAGGGGATGATTTGGAGCGCAGGATGGCTGCGGCAGAGAATCCATTTATGATACTATATTCAATTCTTCATGAGCTTTGCATTGCATTAGTTATGGATACTGTCTTAAGGCAAGTACAAGCACTCCGTCAAGGAAGATGGAAAGATGCAATTCGATTTGAGCTCATATCTGATGGCAGTAGTAGTTCCACTCAGCAAATTCAAGATGGAGAAGCTGATTCATCTGGCTTACGAACACCAGGGTTGAAAATTGTATATTGGCTAGATTTGGATAAAAATTCTACCGTATCTGATTCAGGAATGTGCccatttataaaaattgaaccAGGACCCGATCTGCAGATAAAATGTGTTCATAGCACTTTTGTTATAGATCCTGTAAATGGAAGGGAGGCAAAATTCTCCCTTGACCAAAGTTGTATTGATGTCGAGAAGTTGCTTCTAAGAGCAATATGTTGTAATAGATATACTCGATTGCTTGAGATTCAGAAAGAGCTGGTAAAAAATGTTCAGATCTTCCGTGTTGCTGGTGACGTCGTTCTTCAGTTCCTTGTGGATGAACTTGATGTTGACCATAAGAAG AAAGAAACCAAGTCTGATGGTGGGGAACTGGAGGGGCAGGATGTACTGTGTGTTCGAGCCTAtggatcttctttttttaccctTGGAATAAATATAAG GAATGGCCGCTTTCTTCTTCGATCAtcccaaaatataattatgcCTTCAGTGTTGATGGATTGTGAAGAAGCTTTAAATCAAGGAAGTATAACTGCAGCTGAAGTCTTCATTAGTATGAGGAACAAAAGTATCTTGCACTTATTTGCATCTATTGGCAGGTTTTTAGGCCTCGAG GTTTATGAAAATGGTTTTTCTGCACTGAAAGTACCGAAAAACCTTTTGACTGGTTCAACTACGTTGCTAATGGGGTTCCCAGACTATGGGAATTCTTATTTTCTGTTGGCGCAACTTGATAAGGATTTCAAACCTCTGTTTAAGTTGCTGGAGATGCAACCGGATTCATCTGGAAAAACTCATTCTTCTATTGACTCAACTCCTGTAATGCGCTTGAAGAAAATCGATGTTAGCCAGATGCAGATGCTTGAAGATGAGCTGAATTTGAGTGTCTTTGACTTGGGAAAATTGAATCGCTTTTTGCAGAATGCTGCTGATTATAACCAGACCACTGAACATGGTCTTCCATCTGAATTTCGTCTAGAGGGTCACATGCCAATTGCAGGATGTCCTCTGTCGAGTTTTTCATCTGTTGTTGATGAAGTTTTCGAACTTGAGAAAGGGGCATCTGCACCTTCATTCCCTCTTCAGAATGTTAACTCTTCATTCAATGCATCTCCTGCTTCTCATTTTGCTTCTGTTCCAATGAATCTTCACTCCATTAAAGCCGGAACTCCTTCTCCTAAGTGGGAAGCAGGTATGCAGGTGTCGCAGGTGAATAGCATGGCAAAAGTTTCTGGCGTGGCCTCTCCCTATAATGGATCCTTGTATCCATCAAATAATCTGAAAGGACCAGTGCACTCAAATTCATTCAGTTCACTATCTTCTGGTCTAGGAAGGATTACAGCTGTGAAAAAATTATCAGCTTCCAAATCTGATCAGGATTTGTCTTCTCTTAGATCTCCACATTCAGTCGAGGTTGGCTCTAATTCCCCAATGGATGATGATCATCTAAGACTGCTGAATGACACATCAAAGGATGCAATAACAGGGATTAGGCCCTCTCGATTGTCATCTCCATCTCGACCAACAGGTTCTCGAATTTCAGTATCAAATGGGAAACCTAATGGAGCCAGAAGCTCTCCAGCTGGGCCTGTCAGAGTTGCTGGATCAAACCCCTCAGCTACAACTCCCGTAT CCCAAACAGCAGGAGATACTGCAGGAACCCACTGCTTTAGCCATGATGTAtccatacatgaaaaaaatccaagaaagcGTACAGTTGCAGACATGCTGAGTTTAATTCCAGCTCTCCAAGACCTAGATGCTAAAGCAGGATTTTCTAAGAAAGGAAGAACCTCAGAATCAACTCACTTTCAGCAGGTTTCATCACAGATGCTTGTATCGTCAGAAATGGTCTCTAAAAATGAGAGATACAGCTATGGGAATCTTATTGCTGAAGCAAATAAAGGGAATGCACCTTCGAGCATTTATGTCTCTGCTCTGCTCCATGTAGTTAGGCATTGCTCACTTTGCATTAAGCATGCCAGACTAACTAGCCAGATGGACGAGTTGGACATTCCTTACGTTGAAGAAGTGGGTCTGAGAAATGCATCTTCAAATATATGGTTCCGACTTCCATATGCCAGAGGTGATTCATGGCAACACATTTGCTTGCGGCTTGGGAGACCTGGAAGCATGTATTGGGATGTCAAAATAAATGATCAGCACTTTAGGGATTTGTGGGAGCTTCAGAAGGGAAGCAGTAGCACTCCCTGGGGCTCTGGGGTCCGTATTGCAAATACATCTGATGTGGATTCCCATATTCGCTATGACCCAGATGGTGTTGTCCTGAGTTACCAGTCTGTCGAGTCTGATAGTATAAAGAAGCTTGTTGCAGATATTCAAAGGCTTTCTAATGCTAGAATGTTTGCTCTTGGAATGCGTAAGCTGCTTGGAGTTAAAGCAGATGAGAGACAAGAGGAAAACAGTGCAAACTCTGATGTTAAAGTACCCATTGGAGGGAAAAATGCTCATGAGGGAGCTGATAAGTTGTCAGAACTGATGAGGAGGGCATTTAGGATTGAGGCAGTTGGACTGGTGAGTTTGTGGTTCAGCTTTGGTTCGGGTGTCCTAGCTCGCTTTGTTGTTGAGTGGGAACTGGGTAAAGAAGGATGCACAATGCATGTTTCACCTGACCAACTTTGGCCTCATACTAAG TTTCTGGAAGATTTTATAAATGGAGCTGAAGTTGCATCCCTGTTGGATTGTATTCGCCTAACTGCCGGACCCTTGCATGCTCTTGCTGCTGCAACTCGCCCTGCAAGAGGTGGTCCTGCTCCAGGGGCTCCTGGTGCAGCAGCAGCTGTTTCTTCTATGCCAAAACAGGCAGGGTATGTCCAATCCCAGGGACTGTTGCCTAGCagtttgatgaataatattAGCCAGCCAACTTCTGGCTCAGTAGGCAATGCTTCTATCACTACCGGACCTCTTGGGAATCACAACCCGCATAGTGCTGCAATGTTAGCTGCTGCTGGCCGAGGGGGCCCTGGCATTGTTCCCAGCTCACTGTTGCCAATCGATGTCTCTGTTGTACTACGTGGCCCATACTGGATCCGGATTATTTACCGGAAGAATTTTGCAGTTGATATGCGATGCTTTGCTGGAGATCAGGTTTGGTTGCAACCAGCAAccccacctaaggggggtccttCAGTTGGGGGATCACTACCCTGTCCACAGTTTCGCCCTTTCATCATGGAGCATGTTGCCCAAGAATTGAATGGATTAGATCCTGGCTTTGCTGGTGGTCAGCAGACAGTTGGACTGGGAAATTCTAACAATCCTAACCCAAGTTCAGTTTCTCAACTGTCAAGTGTTAATTCGAATAGAGTTAACCTTACTAGTTCTGCAGCAATATCTAGGGCAGCAAACCAAGTGGCTGCTTTGAATCGTGTTGGAAATGCTGTTCCAGGATCATCAAATTTGGCTGCTGTAAGCTCGGGATTACCCATACGGAGATCTCCAGGTGCTGTTGTCCCTGCTCATGTGAGAGGAGAGCTGAATACAGCCATTATTGGTCTTGGTGATGATGGAGGGTATGGAGGTGGATGGGTTCCTCTTGTTGCCCTTAAGAAGGTTCTAAGAGGCATTCTTAAATACCTTGGAGTGCTATGGCTTTTTGCTCAACTACCAGACCTTTTGAAAGAGATCCTAGGGTCAATTTTGAAGGACAATGAAGGTGCACTCTTGAATTTGGACCAGGAACAGCCAGCCTTGCGCTTCTTTGTGGG GGGCTATGTGTTTGCTGTAAGTGTCCACAGAGTTCAACTTCTTCTTCAAGTGATTAGCGTCAAGCGCTTTCATcatcaacagcagcagcaacaacaacaaaacaatacaGCTGCTCAAGAAGAACTGACTCAATCTGAAATTGGAGAAATATGTGACTATTTTAGTCGTCGGGTAGCATCGGAGCCCTACGATGCTTCTCGTGTTGCATCATTCATTACCCTTCTCACCCTGCCCATATCAGTTTTaagagaatttttaaaattaatttcatggaAGAAAGGATTGGTTCTGGTACAAGGTGGAGAAATAGCTCCTGGACAAAAACCTCGAATTGAATTATGCCTTGAAAATCATACTGGGTTAAATGTAGACGAGAATTTTGAGAATTCATCTGCTGCGAAAAGCAATATACATTATGACCGGCCCCATAATTCTGTTGATTTCGCACTGACTGTTGTCCTTGATCCAGCTCACATACCTCACATTAATGCTGCGGGTGGTGCTGCTTGGTTACCTTACTGTGTCTCTGCAAGGTTGAGATATTTATTTGGTGAAAACTCGAATGTGTCTTTCCTTGGCATGGAGGGAAGCCACGGAGGCCGAGCTTGCTGGTCGCATGCTGATGACTGGGAGAAATGTAAACAGAGGGTGGCTCAAGCTGTGGAAGTAAATGGCTCTTCGGCAGGAGATGCTCAAGGAAAGTTGAGAGTAGTTGCAGACAGTGTGCAAAAAGTCCTAGATAAATGCCTCCAAGGGTTGAGAGGCGGCGGTGGAGTTGCAGCAAGCTCTGGGGCAACATGA
- the LOC133695430 gene encoding pentatricopeptide repeat-containing protein At3g04750, mitochondrial, with translation MYRYGRGVRFLSYTASKRTNNTTWDPTLSLDLNHPSLVLLEKCKTRDHFKQILCRIMRSSKLIGKTFPMSRFIYFSAVSHPDNLDLAITLFNHFTPNPNLFIYNTLISAFSSLKKIESFYLYNVLLSSGECPDKQTLLYLLQAVDFISQVKQIHCQAIVTGLFSFGYLQNTFIKVYLENGLVRLAHQVFEKMPSPDIVSFNVMIVGYAKKGFGLEAMRLFHEMVGLGLEPDEFTILGLLVSCGQLGNVKFGKAVHGWMERRKPTISSNLILGNALLDMYVKCQKVELALRTFGALKEKDIVSWNMIVAGCAKVGELEQARLFFYQMPCRDIVSWNSLVTGYACRGDFASVKELIIDMVMENVIPDTVTMISLVSAATESGALDQGRWAHGWVIRMQIKLDAFLGSALIDMYCKCGSIERALRVFKEIDKKDVTVWTTMITGLAFHGYGSKALELFSEMQEDVSPDDVTFVSVLSACSHSGLVDQGIKVFSSMTDYGIEPGVEHYGCLVDLLARSGRLSEAKDIIDQMPMKPSRSIWGAMLNACQAQGDVELAEIASRELLNLDPEEEGGYTLLSNIYAASGRWSYSKKIRETMESRGVKKTAGCSSVVVDGAVHNFISADKCHPGWVDISSILNCLKNEMKPGADLGL, from the coding sequence ATGTACCGTTATGGGAGAGGTGTCCGTTTCCTTAGTTATACTGCAAGCAAGAGGACTAACAACACCACATGGGATCCTACACTATCACTTGACCTTAATCACCCATCTCTTGTTCTTCTTGAAAAATGCAAAACCAGAGATCATTTCAAGCAGATTTTGTGTCGGATAATGAGAAGCAGTAAACTCATTGGCAAAACATTTCCAATGAGTAGATTCATTTACTTCTCAGCTGTTTCACACCCTGATAACTTAGACTTGGCGATTACTCTTTTTAATCACTTCACTCCTAAcccaaatctttttatttacaatACATTGATTTCTGctttttcttcattgaaaaaGATTGAATCTTTTTATCTGTACAATGTTTTGTTGAGTTCTGGTGAGTGCCCAGATAAGCAGACACTGCTTTATTTGCTTCAAGCTGTCGACTTTATATCACAAGTGAAGCAAATCCATTGCCAGGCCATTGTTACAGGGTTGTTCTCATTTGGATATTTGCAGAATACCTTTATTAAAGTGTACTTAGAGAATGGACTAGTGAGACTTGCACATCAGGTATTTGAAAAGATGCCCAGTCCAGATATTGTTTCGTTTAATGTTATGATTGTTGGTTATGCTAAGAAAGGGTTTGGTTTGGAAGCAATGAGATTGTTTCATGAAATGGTGGGTTTGGGCCTTGAACCTGATGAGTTTACTATTTTGGGTTTGCTTGTTTCTTGTGGGCAATTAGGAAATGTAAAGTTTGGGAAGGCTGTTCATGGGTGGATGGAGAGGAGGAAACCTACTATATCGTCGAATTTGATCTTGGGTAATGCTCTTTTGGATATGTATGTCAAGTGCCAAAAGGTCGAGCTTGCTTTGAGGACTTTTGGTGCGTTGAAGGAGAAGGATATTGTTTCCTGGAACATGATAGTTGCAGGGTGTGCTAAGGTGGGTGAATTAGAGCAGGcacgattatttttttatcaaatgccTTGTAGGGATATTGTTTCTTGGAATTCTTTGGTTACTGGATATGCCTGTAGGGGTGATTTCGCAAGTGTAAAGGAGTTAATCATAGACATGGTGATGGAGAACGTTATACCTGATACTGTCACAATGATTAGCTTAGTCTCTGCCGCCACAGAATCAGGAGCTCTGGACCAAGGGAGGTGGGCACATGGGTGGGTAATTAGAATGCAAATCAAATTAGATGCTTTCTTGGGTTCAGCATTGATTGACATGTATTGCAAGTGTGGAAGTATTGAGAGGGCTTTAAGGGTCTTCAAGGAAATCGATAAAAAGGATGTCACTGTATGGACAACAATGATAACAGGATTAGCTTTCCATGGTTATGGAAGCAAAGCATTGGAACTGTTTTCTGAGATGCAGGAAGATGTAAGTCCAGACGATGTGACTTTTGTTTCTGTTCTTTCAGCTTGTAGCCACAGTGGACTTGTAGATCAAGGGATTAAAGTATTTAGTTCTATGACAGACTATGGCATTGAACCAGGAGTGGAGCACTATGGATGTCTGGTGGATCTTCTAGCACGATCAGGGAGGTTGTCTGAGGCAAAAGATATCATTGATCAGATGCCCATGAAACCAAGTCGATCAATCTGGGGGGCAATGCTAAATGCTTGCCAAGCTCAAGGAGATGTGGAATTGGCAGAAATAGCTTCCAGGGAGCTGCTAAATTTGGACCCCGAGGAAGAAGGTGGATACACCTTGCTGTCTAACATTTATGCTGCTAGTGGAAGATGGAGCTActctaaaaaaattagggaGACCATGGAAAGTAGAGGAGTGAAGAAGACTGCTGGATGCAGCAGTGTGGTTGTGGATGGAGCCGTCCACAACTTTATTTCTGCAGACAAGTGCCATCCAGGATGGGTGGACATCAGCTCCATTTTGAACTGTCtgaaaaatgaaatgaagccaGGGGCAGATTTAGGTTTATGA